A single region of the Rhipicephalus microplus isolate Deutch F79 chromosome 10, USDA_Rmic, whole genome shotgun sequence genome encodes:
- the MED8 gene encoding mediator complex subunit 8 isoform X1, giving the protein MEREEKALDVALDAMISRTQDLKNSIASFIIKLETEYETLQWPSVLNSFALLSGQLNTLMKVLRNEKTPPLRNRILLPLFLNPERDEELAKLTENRIQCFNHEVVPDYLRTKPDPEIEAAELQINTKASQMSMDAAQKQIASLNKIVNTIETLLKTTREDWESTSGQRSALAQTSSLADTNALIGALSTGKGLRPSLGSPKSQSPLPTAQSRGAKAFSMHPAGKMPSSIKTNIKSAGASHPYGR; this is encoded by the exons AGCCGCACGCAGGACTTGAAGAATTCCATTGCTAGCTTCATCATAAAGCTTGAAACCGAGTACGAAACACTGCAATG GCCATCCGTTCTGAACAGTTTTGCCCTGTTGTCTGGGCAACTGAACACCCTCATGAAGGTGCTGCGAAACGAGAAGACCCCGCCACTCAGGAATAGGATCCTGCTGCCTCTCTTTCTGAACCCTGAGCGGGATGAAGAGCTCGCT AAGCTGACTGAGAACCGAATTCAGTGTTTCAACCATGAAGTGGTGCCCGACTATCTGCGCACCAAGCCAGATCCAGAGATCGAGGCCGCCGAGCTCCAGATCAACACCAAGGCCAGCCAGATGTCCATGGATGCTGCCCAG AAACAAATAGCATCACTCAACAAAATTGTGAACACCATTGAAACACTGCTGAAAACTACGCGTGAAGACTGGGAGAGCACATCAG GTCAGCGAAGCGCTCTGGCTCAGACGTCGTCTTTGGCCGACACCAATGCCCTGATTGGTGCCCTGAGCACGGGTAAGGGCCTACGGCCAAGCTTGGGCTCACCAAAGAGCCAGTCTCCGTTGCCTACAGCCCAGTCCAGGGGAGCAAAGGCCTTCTCCA TGCACCCTGCGGGCAAGATGCCAAGTTCCATCAAGACTAACATCAAGTCTGCGGGTGCTTCTCATCCCTATGGCCGATAA
- the MED8 gene encoding mediator complex subunit 8 isoform X2 produces MISRTQDLKNSIASFIIKLETEYETLQWPSVLNSFALLSGQLNTLMKVLRNEKTPPLRNRILLPLFLNPERDEELAKLTENRIQCFNHEVVPDYLRTKPDPEIEAAELQINTKASQMSMDAAQKQIASLNKIVNTIETLLKTTREDWESTSGQRSALAQTSSLADTNALIGALSTGKGLRPSLGSPKSQSPLPTAQSRGAKAFSMHPAGKMPSSIKTNIKSAGASHPYGR; encoded by the exons AGCCGCACGCAGGACTTGAAGAATTCCATTGCTAGCTTCATCATAAAGCTTGAAACCGAGTACGAAACACTGCAATG GCCATCCGTTCTGAACAGTTTTGCCCTGTTGTCTGGGCAACTGAACACCCTCATGAAGGTGCTGCGAAACGAGAAGACCCCGCCACTCAGGAATAGGATCCTGCTGCCTCTCTTTCTGAACCCTGAGCGGGATGAAGAGCTCGCT AAGCTGACTGAGAACCGAATTCAGTGTTTCAACCATGAAGTGGTGCCCGACTATCTGCGCACCAAGCCAGATCCAGAGATCGAGGCCGCCGAGCTCCAGATCAACACCAAGGCCAGCCAGATGTCCATGGATGCTGCCCAG AAACAAATAGCATCACTCAACAAAATTGTGAACACCATTGAAACACTGCTGAAAACTACGCGTGAAGACTGGGAGAGCACATCAG GTCAGCGAAGCGCTCTGGCTCAGACGTCGTCTTTGGCCGACACCAATGCCCTGATTGGTGCCCTGAGCACGGGTAAGGGCCTACGGCCAAGCTTGGGCTCACCAAAGAGCCAGTCTCCGTTGCCTACAGCCCAGTCCAGGGGAGCAAAGGCCTTCTCCA TGCACCCTGCGGGCAAGATGCCAAGTTCCATCAAGACTAACATCAAGTCTGCGGGTGCTTCTCATCCCTATGGCCGATAA
- the CNPYb gene encoding FGF signaling regulator protein canopy b yields the protein MPADRTDSCIVLLACNQNNQSATCLKQSMRALCVAVVFLGATTLSARAAADESVEEALYGVKYASRCEACKYLAVELEARLGETGKTHDVIETGYSLDGKRKRKKYAVSELRLVESLDGVCDRLLEYNIHKERKDSTRFAKGTSTTFRTLHGLVAKGVKVDLGIPYELWDSPSAEVTQLKSQCEALLEQYEADIERWYFGSQEEPLATYLCRHRVLRKGDADCLDDSGRAKTEL from the coding sequence ATGCCGGCAGACAGGACAGACTCCTGTATAGTGCTCCTAGCTTGTAACCAGAACAACCAGAGTGCCACGTGCCTGAAACAGTCAATGCGCGCGCTGTGTGTCGCGGTGGTGTTCCTTGGCGCTACTACTCTGAGCGCTCGAGCAGCAGCCGATGAAAGCGTCGAAGAGGCCCTTTATGGCGTCAAGTACGCGTCCAGGTGCGAAGCGTGTAAGTACCTCGCCGTGGAGCTGGAAGCACGCCTCGGAGAGACCGGCAAAACGCACGACGTCATCGAGACCGGATACTCGCTGGACGGAAAGCGTAAGCGCAAGAAGTACGCCGTTTCAGAACTGCGCTTGGTAGAGTCCCTAGACGGCGTGTGCGACCGGCTGCTCGAGTACAACATCCACAAGGAACGTAAGGACAGCACGCGCTTCGCCAAGGGGACGAGCACCACGTTCAGGACGCTACACGGCCTGGTGGCGAAGGGAGTCAAGGTTGATTTGGGCATCCCCTACGAGCTTTGGGATAGCCCGTCGGCCGAGGTGACGCAGCTCAAGAGCCAGTGCGAGGCCTTGCTCGAACAGTACGAAGCCGACATCGAGCGGTGGTACTTCGGCAGCCAGGAGGAACCCCTCGCCACTTATCTCTGCCGCCATCGGGTGCTGCGCAAAGGGGACGCCGACTGCTTGGACGACTCCGGGCGAGCGAAGACCGAGCTGTGA